Proteins co-encoded in one Alcanivorax sp. genomic window:
- a CDS encoding hypoxanthine-guanine phosphoribosyltransferase, with protein sequence MSIADDVQQELMKVRREAIELHSSDQVQEAIAKLAFAVTEAYSGKVPVFVTIMNGGMIFAAELVKRLDFPLEMDYLHASRYLGDTTGGEVEWVVTPNASLAGRHVLIVDDILDVGTTLLSIIRACEAQGAASVKTCVLVDKQHDRKAEPGLKADFTALEAADYYLFGMGMDYKGFWRNAPGIYAVKDDAVKEDDN encoded by the coding sequence ATGTCCATCGCTGATGATGTACAGCAGGAGTTGATGAAGGTACGCCGTGAGGCCATCGAGCTGCATTCTTCTGACCAGGTGCAGGAGGCGATTGCCAAGCTGGCCTTTGCGGTGACGGAAGCCTACAGCGGCAAGGTACCGGTGTTTGTCACCATCATGAATGGCGGCATGATCTTCGCAGCAGAGCTGGTCAAACGCCTGGATTTCCCGCTGGAGATGGATTACTTGCACGCCAGCCGTTATCTCGGTGATACCACCGGCGGCGAGGTGGAATGGGTGGTAACCCCCAACGCCAGCCTGGCAGGCCGTCATGTACTGATCGTGGATGATATCCTCGATGTGGGTACCACCTTGCTGTCCATTATCCGTGCCTGTGAAGCGCAGGGCGCCGCATCGGTGAAAACCTGTGTGTTGGTGGACAAGCAGCATGACCGTAAGGCGGAGCCCGGCCTGAAAGCGGATTTCACCGCGCTGGAGGCCGCGGATTACTACCTGTTCGGGATGGGGATGGACTACAAGGGCTTCTGGCGAAATGCGCCGGGCATCTACGCGGTGAAGGACGATGCTGTGAAAGAGGATGACAACTAG
- a CDS encoding NAD(P)/FAD-dependent oxidoreductase, with amino-acid sequence MAATTETDIVVIGAGAAGLMCAATAAYQGHRVQVLDHANKAGKKILMSGGGRCNFTNLNTTPEHFVSANPHFCKSALKRYSPWHFVELVERHGIEHVEKAPGQLFCAESSKEILAVLLTECEWAGADIALNTSIKRVTKSDKGFTLTTSSGTVLCQKLVVACGGLSIPTMGATGFGYQLAEQFGLTVLPTRAGLVPFTLQPEDKAWLAELSGISTDVVARTGQARFAEPMLITHRGLSGPAMLQVSSFWAPGQAVTVDWLPQVDDPVAALAAERQQHPNRSLERWLRQYFSQRLAAALVEQFGWQGNLQQFSNERLASVAAILKGWSFKPAGTEGYRTAEVTLGGVDTDAISSKNFEVKSVPGLHFIGEVLDVTGQLGGFNFQWAWASGWCTGLAL; translated from the coding sequence ATGGCAGCCACTACAGAGACAGACATTGTTGTCATCGGTGCCGGTGCGGCCGGGCTGATGTGTGCGGCCACGGCGGCGTACCAGGGGCACCGGGTGCAGGTGCTGGACCATGCCAACAAGGCCGGCAAGAAGATCCTCATGTCAGGCGGTGGCCGCTGCAACTTCACCAACCTGAATACCACGCCTGAGCACTTCGTTTCCGCCAATCCCCATTTCTGCAAATCTGCCCTCAAGCGCTACTCTCCCTGGCATTTCGTCGAGCTGGTGGAGCGTCACGGTATCGAGCATGTGGAAAAGGCGCCGGGGCAGCTGTTCTGTGCCGAGTCCTCAAAGGAGATTCTGGCTGTCCTGCTGACAGAATGTGAGTGGGCGGGGGCCGATATCGCCCTGAACACCTCGATCAAGCGGGTAACGAAGTCGGACAAGGGGTTCACTCTCACTACCAGCAGCGGCACGGTGCTTTGCCAGAAGCTGGTGGTGGCCTGTGGCGGGCTGTCCATTCCCACCATGGGCGCTACCGGTTTTGGTTATCAGCTGGCGGAACAGTTCGGCCTGACGGTGCTGCCCACCCGTGCCGGACTGGTGCCGTTCACCCTGCAGCCGGAAGACAAGGCATGGTTGGCCGAGCTGTCTGGTATCAGTACTGACGTGGTGGCTCGCACGGGGCAAGCCCGCTTCGCTGAACCCATGTTGATCACCCATCGCGGCCTGTCGGGCCCGGCCATGCTGCAGGTTTCCAGCTTCTGGGCGCCGGGACAGGCGGTAACCGTGGACTGGTTGCCCCAGGTGGATGACCCGGTGGCGGCGTTGGCAGCGGAACGGCAGCAACATCCCAACCGCAGTCTGGAACGTTGGCTCAGACAGTACTTTTCCCAGCGGTTGGCCGCGGCGCTGGTGGAGCAGTTCGGCTGGCAAGGCAATCTTCAGCAGTTTAGCAATGAGCGCCTGGCCAGTGTGGCGGCGATATTGAAAGGATGGTCGTTCAAACCCGCCGGCACCGAAGGCTACCGCACTGCCGAAGTGACCCTGGGTGGGGTAGATACCGATGCCATCTCCTCAAAGAATTTCGAAGTGAAATCCGTGCCCGGATTGCACTTCATTGGTGAAGTTCTGGATGTGACCGGGCAGCTGGGGGGATTCAACTTCCAGTGGGCCTGGGCCAGTGGCTGGTGTACCGGTCTGGCGCTCTAG
- a CDS encoding mechanosensitive ion channel family protein has protein sequence MNWDWSQLLNWPTLETPSDIWLTQLFLLVVCTVAVNFTMMRAIDVAERLISKTDTLWDDALLEAARIPLRLVFWVIGLSVCVELLQAVSDDENMIFDLVPQARRIGFIVIIAMFLNRFISYTEKNLIDPSRMRKPMDHSTAAAIAKLLRVSVIITALLIILQTLGYSISGVLAFGGIGGMAVAFAAKDLLANFFGGMMVYLDKPFRVGDWVRSPDRSIEGTVENIGWRLTRIRTFDQRPLYIPNAMFTSIVLENPSRMFNRRINEKIGIRYDDWQKMPAIVEAVKVMLVAHEELETEQKTLIVNFDSYGASHLEFFIYTFTKTTDWVRYHQVKQDVLMKIMAIVDEHGAEFAFPTRTLHLVSNNNDDPSTGLEDDNVEEPQHVHR, from the coding sequence ATGAACTGGGACTGGAGCCAGCTGCTGAATTGGCCAACGCTGGAAACGCCTTCTGATATTTGGTTGACGCAACTGTTTCTGTTGGTGGTGTGCACCGTGGCAGTGAACTTCACAATGATGCGTGCCATCGATGTGGCGGAGCGGCTGATCAGCAAGACCGATACCCTTTGGGATGATGCCCTTCTTGAAGCCGCGAGAATTCCGTTACGGTTGGTGTTCTGGGTTATCGGGCTGTCGGTCTGTGTCGAGCTGCTGCAAGCGGTAAGCGATGATGAGAATATGATATTCGATCTGGTGCCTCAGGCACGCCGGATCGGGTTCATCGTGATTATTGCCATGTTCCTGAACCGGTTCATTTCCTACACGGAAAAGAACCTCATTGATCCGTCGCGGATGCGCAAGCCCATGGATCATTCCACCGCGGCGGCTATTGCCAAGTTGCTGCGCGTATCGGTGATTATCACAGCCCTGCTGATTATCCTGCAGACGTTGGGATACAGTATTTCCGGCGTGCTGGCTTTTGGTGGTATCGGCGGCATGGCCGTGGCGTTTGCGGCCAAGGATCTACTCGCCAACTTCTTTGGCGGGATGATGGTTTATCTGGACAAACCGTTCCGGGTGGGGGACTGGGTGCGCTCGCCGGATCGTTCCATTGAGGGCACAGTAGAAAATATCGGCTGGCGCTTGACCCGTATCCGCACCTTCGATCAGCGGCCGCTTTATATCCCCAATGCCATGTTTACCTCCATCGTGCTGGAGAACCCGTCGCGGATGTTCAACCGCCGTATCAATGAAAAGATCGGCATCCGCTACGATGATTGGCAAAAGATGCCGGCCATTGTGGAGGCGGTAAAAGTCATGCTGGTGGCTCATGAAGAACTGGAAACGGAACAAAAGACCCTGATCGTCAACTTTGACAGTTACGGTGCCTCTCACCTGGAATTCTTCATCTACACCTTCACGAAGACCACTGACTGGGTGCGTTATCATCAAGTGAAGCAGGATGTACTGATGAAAATCATGGCCATTGTGGACGAGCATGGTGCAGAGTTTGCCTTCCCAACCCGTACCCTGCATTTGGTCAGTAACAATAACGATGATCCCTCAACCGGTCTTGAGGATGACAACGTAGAGGAACCGCAACATGTCCATCGCTGA
- a CDS encoding CNNM domain-containing protein: protein MTLLIVFAAISIGFSFICSVLEAALLSITPSYIAGLREVRPGLYKTLRGFKDDIDKPLSAILTLNTVAHTVGATGVGAQVAVVFGEAWLGAASGVMTLAILILSEIIPKTIGAKYWRSLAPMLPPVLKVIMISLAPFVWLSKLITSQIGGNEHDVDVRAEIRALADMGKDQQALEDDEHKVIQNILHLHDVKVGAIMTPRTVCRTVRPEMTVSEFLEQEKGQPFSRFPVMNERGECTGYIHKSDLLGVSLEQTMKALALEVSMISTRMSIEDLFHAMLSQRQHMAVVYDEHGTWVGLVTLEDILETILGREIMDETDSVADLRLYARQRWSRKLKKQGSGDRHSDKS, encoded by the coding sequence TTGACCTTGCTGATCGTTTTCGCCGCCATCTCCATTGGCTTTTCCTTTATCTGCTCGGTACTGGAGGCGGCGTTGCTGTCCATCACGCCCAGTTATATTGCCGGGCTGCGTGAAGTCCGCCCGGGTTTGTACAAGACCCTACGGGGGTTCAAGGATGATATCGACAAGCCCCTGTCTGCGATTCTGACTCTCAATACTGTGGCGCATACCGTGGGGGCCACCGGGGTGGGAGCCCAGGTGGCGGTGGTATTCGGTGAAGCGTGGCTGGGTGCCGCTTCCGGGGTAATGACTCTGGCCATCCTGATTCTGTCCGAGATCATCCCGAAAACCATTGGCGCCAAGTACTGGCGCTCCCTGGCCCCGATGCTGCCGCCCGTGTTAAAGGTGATCATGATATCGCTGGCGCCATTTGTGTGGCTGTCCAAGCTGATTACCAGCCAGATCGGTGGTAACGAACATGACGTGGATGTGCGGGCCGAGATCCGTGCGCTTGCCGATATGGGCAAGGATCAACAGGCGCTGGAAGATGACGAACACAAGGTCATTCAGAACATTCTCCATCTGCACGATGTAAAGGTGGGGGCCATCATGACCCCCCGCACTGTATGTCGCACAGTGCGCCCGGAGATGACCGTCTCCGAGTTTCTGGAGCAGGAAAAAGGGCAGCCGTTCTCCCGTTTTCCGGTAATGAATGAGCGCGGTGAATGTACCGGTTACATCCACAAGTCCGACTTGCTGGGTGTCTCGCTGGAGCAGACCATGAAGGCGCTGGCCCTCGAGGTTTCCATGATCAGCACCCGCATGAGCATTGAGGACCTGTTCCATGCCATGCTCAGCCAACGCCAGCACATGGCGGTGGTCTATGACGAACACGGTACCTGGGTGGGGCTGGTTACCCTGGAAGATATTCTGGAAACCATTCTGGGCCGGGAAATCATGGATGAGACCGATAGCGTGGCAGATCTGCGGCTTTACGCGCGCCAGCGCTGGAGCCGAAAGCTCAAGAAGCAGGGTAGTGGCGATCGTCATTCGGATAAATCCTGA
- a CDS encoding S-methyl-5'-thioinosine phosphorylase codes for MLAFIGGTGLTRMDNLDIVQRHDITTRYGKPSAPVVEGQLDGQRVLFLARHGDPHVLLPHQVNYRANLSALKAVGATAVVAANAVGGITAQAPTGALVLPDQIIDYTWGREMTLFDDPDEPLVHVDFSWPFDVNLRNALKTRLAASELQWNDGGCYAATQGPRLETAAEIQRLERDGCDIVGMTGMPEAVLARELELPYAMLSLVVNPAAGKSTHEITMAEIEAVIHDGMASVCQLLADFARHYTA; via the coding sequence ATGCTCGCGTTTATTGGCGGAACCGGTCTCACCCGGATGGACAATCTGGACATCGTTCAGCGCCATGACATAACCACCCGTTATGGCAAGCCCTCAGCACCAGTGGTGGAAGGGCAACTGGATGGACAGCGGGTGCTGTTCCTGGCCCGTCATGGCGACCCTCACGTGCTATTGCCCCACCAGGTGAACTACCGGGCCAATCTGTCTGCACTGAAAGCGGTCGGAGCTACCGCGGTGGTGGCTGCCAATGCGGTGGGCGGCATTACTGCCCAGGCGCCTACCGGCGCGCTGGTGCTGCCAGACCAGATCATCGATTACACCTGGGGTCGTGAAATGACCCTGTTCGACGATCCTGATGAGCCGCTGGTGCACGTGGATTTCAGCTGGCCATTTGATGTGAACCTGCGCAATGCGCTCAAGACACGGTTGGCCGCCTCCGAGTTGCAGTGGAATGATGGCGGCTGCTATGCCGCCACTCAGGGGCCGCGTCTGGAAACGGCTGCAGAGATCCAGCGGCTGGAACGGGATGGCTGTGACATTGTCGGAATGACAGGCATGCCTGAAGCGGTGCTTGCCCGGGAGCTGGAGCTTCCCTATGCCATGCTTTCGCTGGTGGTGAACCCGGCAGCCGGCAAGTCTACCCATGAAATTACCATGGCGGAGATCGAAGCGGTGATCCATGACGGGATGGCCAGCGTCTGCCAGCTATTGGCGGATTTTGCGCGTCACTATACTGCCTGA
- a CDS encoding DNA-3-methyladenine glycosylase I, translating to MDEVIIAEDGLCRCAWSQTAPDYPRYHDEEWGFPVGDDIRLFEKVCLEGFQAGLSWRTILEKRDAFRDAFAGFDFHRLAAFDDSQVNTLMDNAAIVRNRRKIQSVINNARRAQEMVAEEGSLAAFFWSYEPDPASLPPPQSVTTSAESVALSIALKQRGWSFVGPTTCYAFMQAMGLINDHQHQCVIREKVELARSHFMRPPR from the coding sequence ATGGATGAAGTCATCATCGCAGAAGACGGCCTGTGCCGGTGTGCCTGGAGCCAGACGGCACCGGATTACCCCCGCTATCACGATGAAGAATGGGGCTTTCCGGTGGGCGATGATATCCGCCTGTTTGAAAAGGTATGCCTGGAAGGATTTCAGGCGGGCCTGAGCTGGCGCACCATCCTGGAAAAGCGCGACGCCTTCCGTGATGCCTTTGCCGGTTTTGACTTCCATCGGCTGGCCGCATTCGACGATAGCCAGGTGAATACCCTGATGGACAATGCCGCCATTGTCCGTAACCGCCGCAAAATCCAGTCCGTGATCAATAACGCCCGCCGGGCACAGGAAATGGTTGCAGAGGAAGGCTCCCTTGCCGCCTTTTTCTGGTCCTACGAACCCGATCCAGCCAGCCTGCCACCTCCCCAGTCGGTCACCACCTCCGCTGAATCCGTCGCGCTTTCCATAGCCCTCAAGCAACGTGGCTGGAGCTTTGTCGGCCCGACCACTTGCTATGCCTTCATGCAAGCCATGGGGCTGATCAATGATCATCAGCACCAGTGTGTCATCAGGGAAAAGGTGGAACTGGCGCGGTCGCATTTTATGCGACCGCCCAGGTAA
- the cysK gene encoding cysteine synthase A has translation MAQIYKDNSETIGMTPLVKINRISQGNILAKLESRNPAGSVKCRIGASMIWDAEQSGKLKPGMTLVEPTSGNTGIALAYVAAARGYDLVLTMPDSMSLERRKILKALGAKLVLTPGPKGMPGAIARAAELVEENPETHLMLQQFENPANPAIHEKTTGPEIWDATDGEIDVLVAGVGTGGTITGVSRYIKNAKGKAITAVAVEPDSSTMITAGLSGDEPTHGPHKIQGIGAGFVPKNLDLSVVDRAEQVSNEEAMAWAHKLMQEEGILAGISCGAAMCVADRISQLPEFAGKTIVVVLPDSGERYLTSPLFADMFSEQELNQ, from the coding sequence ATGGCACAGATTTACAAGGACAACAGCGAAACCATTGGCATGACGCCGCTGGTAAAGATCAACCGTATCAGCCAGGGCAATATTCTCGCCAAACTGGAATCCCGTAACCCGGCGGGGAGTGTGAAGTGCCGGATCGGTGCTTCCATGATCTGGGATGCGGAGCAGAGCGGCAAGCTCAAGCCTGGCATGACCCTGGTGGAGCCCACCAGCGGTAACACCGGCATTGCGCTGGCCTATGTGGCCGCCGCCCGTGGCTATGATCTGGTGCTGACCATGCCGGATTCCATGAGCCTGGAGCGACGCAAGATTCTCAAGGCACTGGGTGCAAAACTGGTACTGACGCCGGGGCCGAAAGGCATGCCCGGGGCGATTGCCCGGGCGGCGGAGCTGGTGGAAGAGAATCCTGAAACCCACCTGATGCTGCAACAGTTCGAGAACCCGGCCAACCCGGCCATTCATGAAAAGACCACCGGGCCGGAAATCTGGGACGCCACCGACGGCGAGATTGATGTTCTGGTGGCCGGTGTGGGCACTGGGGGCACCATCACCGGGGTATCGCGCTATATCAAGAACGCCAAAGGCAAGGCGATCACAGCGGTGGCTGTGGAGCCGGATTCTTCCACCATGATCACCGCCGGCCTGAGTGGCGATGAGCCTACCCATGGGCCCCACAAGATCCAGGGCATCGGTGCCGGTTTCGTGCCGAAGAATCTGGATCTGTCCGTGGTCGATCGTGCCGAGCAGGTGAGCAACGAAGAGGCCATGGCCTGGGCTCACAAGCTGATGCAGGAGGAAGGTATCCTTGCGGGTATTTCCTGTGGCGCGGCAATGTGTGTGGCAGACCGCATCAGCCAGCTGCCGGAGTTTGCCGGCAAGACCATCGTCGTTGTGCTGCCGGATTCCGGTGAGCGCTACCTGACGTCGCCCCTTTTCGCAGACATGTTCAGTGAGCAGGAGCTGAATCAGTAA